A portion of the Desulforegula conservatrix Mb1Pa genome contains these proteins:
- a CDS encoding helix-turn-helix domain-containing protein has product MAKGIRRNHGPAFKAKVALAALKGDKTLSELSDQFGVHSNQISAWKKELEQNASELFDRGKRNDE; this is encoded by the coding sequence ATGGCAAAAGGAATCAGAAGAAATCACGGACCAGCATTCAAGGCTAAAGTGGCGTTAGCGGCTTTGAAGGGAGACAAAACCCTCTCGGAATTATCCGATCAGTTTGGTGTGCATTCCAATCAGATATCAGCCTGGAAGAAAGAGCTTGAACAGAATGCCTCAGAACTGTTTGATCGTGGAAAAAGGAATGATGAA
- a CDS encoding polysaccharide deacetylase family protein, with the protein MGLILSITANIAFAYGPTSIALSDRSLWPEKISDAESFDRASLAEILVFTSVFNEKEIMGQDYLGKWLNINSVSMDSVKKWREKTAAILFQNYKIAAASCPKDDFMCSKSVKSFKDLSEVAKGIGSKIPASYKSWYENSRAFHEAYIHEQYRLAALFPETTSEIGKLSEDEINGFEMKDKNFILTFDDGPSELPGTTDKLIEMLNKEKKTAIFFMLGTNLKQRLKTKPKTELSAIYKGMTVASHGMEHKSHSTWPNWKNSLDDTALLLQNTFGESYSPLFRPPYGKRSQELLAYAKSKGIRTMLWNIDSQDWNNKISAAQVSDRVLTLMLLWRHGIILFHDIHDKAVKALPVMFDKIKDSEINWIDYSTRH; encoded by the coding sequence TTGGGATTAATACTATCTATTACGGCCAATATTGCTTTTGCATATGGCCCAACTTCCATAGCGCTTTCAGACAGATCTCTATGGCCAGAAAAAATTTCGGACGCTGAGAGCTTCGACCGTGCATCGCTTGCTGAAATTCTTGTTTTTACGAGTGTCTTCAATGAAAAAGAAATAATGGGACAGGATTACCTTGGGAAATGGCTGAACATTAACTCGGTCAGTATGGATTCAGTCAAAAAATGGAGAGAAAAGACAGCTGCCATCCTTTTTCAGAATTATAAAATTGCGGCTGCATCGTGCCCCAAAGATGATTTCATGTGTTCAAAGTCGGTCAAAAGCTTCAAAGATCTTTCAGAAGTGGCCAAAGGCATTGGCTCAAAAATTCCAGCAAGTTATAAATCATGGTACGAGAATTCCAGAGCCTTTCATGAAGCCTATATCCACGAACAATACAGGCTTGCCGCGCTTTTTCCTGAAACCACCAGCGAGATTGGAAAACTTAGCGAAGATGAAATTAATGGATTTGAAATGAAGGATAAAAACTTCATTCTGACATTTGATGATGGCCCTTCAGAACTACCTGGAACTACAGACAAACTTATTGAAATGCTGAATAAAGAAAAAAAGACCGCCATTTTTTTCATGCTTGGAACAAATCTGAAACAGAGACTTAAAACCAAGCCTAAAACCGAGCTGAGCGCAATCTATAAGGGAATGACTGTGGCATCCCACGGAATGGAGCACAAGTCCCACTCAACATGGCCTAATTGGAAAAACTCCCTGGACGATACAGCCCTATTGCTGCAAAACACCTTTGGAGAAAGCTATTCGCCGCTGTTTAGGCCACCATATGGAAAGAGAAGTCAGGAATTGCTGGCTTACGCAAAATCAAAGGGCATCAGGACAATGCTCTGGAATATCGATTCCCAGGACTGGAACAACAAAATATCTGCGGCTCAGGTCTCAGACAGGGTACTAACTCTGATGCTGCTCTGGAGACATGGGATTATTCTTTTCCATGATATTCATGACAAGGCGGTTAAGGCCCTGCCGGTAATGTTCGACAAAATCAAAGATTCTGAAATCAATTGGATTGATTATAGCACTCGGCATTAA
- a CDS encoding S8 family peptidase codes for MKLLKIILSAIAVILLFAFSVEASENLYSGIVPDHYIVVLNDNIDKSLPETANEMARIHGLGIGHIYTHALKGFSAYIPEQRLEKLRSDPRVSFIDPDRLIHASGSFEAKAKPGPAPPPAGQVLPTGIKRINADLNTTLRPVDIDVAVLDTGIDLDHPDLNVSIERSVTFIRTRTGADDDNGHGTHVAGIIGAKDNDIGVVGVAPGARLWAVKVLDKNGSGTWSGVIAGIDWVTARAGIIKVANMSLSGTGTDTDSTLRQAIDNSVAAGITYAVAAGNESTDAKNSVPAAYKSVITVSAIADSNGQPGGGGPDTYYGPDDTFATFSNYGADVDIAAPGVSINSTWKGGGYKIISGTSMAAPHVAGAAALYIDNNPGLSPADVKAALINHGIDQGETGGFTGDPDNYHEPLLNAAGL; via the coding sequence ATGAAACTCCTGAAAATTATCTTATCGGCAATCGCGGTTATTCTGCTGTTTGCTTTTTCGGTTGAGGCTTCGGAAAACCTGTATTCTGGAATTGTACCTGATCATTATATAGTGGTTCTGAATGATAATATTGATAAATCCCTGCCTGAAACCGCAAATGAAATGGCAAGAATACACGGCTTAGGAATAGGCCATATTTATACACATGCTTTAAAAGGGTTTTCAGCCTATATCCCTGAACAAAGGCTCGAAAAACTGAGATCTGATCCGAGGGTAAGCTTTATAGATCCAGACCGTTTGATTCATGCTTCTGGATCTTTTGAAGCAAAGGCAAAGCCTGGGCCAGCACCACCACCGGCTGGACAGGTTCTGCCCACTGGAATTAAAAGAATAAATGCAGATCTCAATACAACTCTTCGTCCAGTTGATATTGACGTAGCCGTGCTTGATACAGGAATTGATCTTGATCATCCGGATCTGAATGTCAGTATAGAACGCAGTGTGACCTTCATAAGGACAAGGACTGGGGCTGATGATGATAATGGCCACGGAACCCATGTTGCCGGTATCATTGGAGCCAAAGACAACGACATCGGGGTTGTTGGCGTGGCTCCTGGCGCAAGATTATGGGCAGTCAAGGTGCTTGATAAAAATGGTTCAGGCACATGGTCAGGAGTTATTGCCGGGATCGACTGGGTTACAGCACGTGCTGGGATTATCAAAGTAGCAAATATGAGTCTTAGCGGAACAGGCACAGATACGGACTCAACACTCAGACAAGCCATAGATAATTCTGTGGCAGCTGGAATTACATATGCTGTGGCGGCTGGAAATGAAAGCACAGATGCAAAGAACAGTGTTCCAGCAGCTTATAAGTCTGTCATAACAGTTTCAGCTATCGCTGATTCCAATGGTCAACCAGGAGGCGGCGGTCCTGATACTTATTACGGTCCTGATGATACCTTCGCTACATTCAGTAATTATGGGGCTGATGTAGATATTGCGGCACCTGGAGTCAGCATAAATTCCACATGGAAAGGCGGCGGATATAAGATAATAAGCGGAACAAGCATGGCGGCGCCACATGTTGCCGGTGCTGCAGCCCTATATATTGATAATAATCCAGGATTATCACCTGCTGACGTAAAAGCAGCCCTGATAAATCATGGAATAGATCAGGGAGAGACTGGCGGATTCACAGGTGATCCAGATAATTATCATGAACCTTTATTGAACGCTGCCGGGTTATAA
- the htpX gene encoding zinc metalloprotease HtpX has product MMNNRIKTAILLAALTAFIIWIGGMLGGRSGMIIALFMAGVMNFVSYWFSDKIVLKMYRATEVDQTNAPDLMRMVKDLSASAGLPVPKVYIIPGDAPNAFATGRNPENAAVAVTEGIVRLLEPDELAGVIGHELGHIKNRDILIGTVAATMAGAIMMLASMAKWGAFLGAGRDDEEGGGLGFIGIILMSILAPIGATLIQMAISRSREYLADDAGAEICGSRFGLARALEKLTTYNQKIHMDAQPATAHMFIVNPLSGNAVFNLFSTHPPIEERIARLRGGARPEAKTETRFEDNQKGEANRNGNAENMWDKFR; this is encoded by the coding sequence ATGATGAACAACAGAATTAAGACAGCAATACTGCTTGCAGCCCTTACCGCCTTTATTATCTGGATTGGCGGAATGCTGGGAGGCAGATCGGGAATGATAATAGCTCTTTTTATGGCTGGTGTCATGAATTTTGTCTCGTACTGGTTTTCTGACAAGATAGTTCTTAAAATGTACAGAGCGACTGAGGTTGATCAGACAAATGCGCCTGATCTTATGAGAATGGTAAAGGATCTTTCCGCCTCAGCAGGTCTTCCGGTTCCAAAGGTTTATATAATTCCCGGTGATGCTCCCAATGCTTTTGCAACAGGCAGAAATCCCGAAAATGCAGCTGTTGCGGTAACAGAAGGAATAGTAAGACTCCTTGAGCCTGACGAACTGGCCGGAGTAATCGGGCATGAGCTTGGGCATATAAAAAACAGGGATATTCTGATAGGGACTGTAGCAGCGACAATGGCAGGAGCAATTATGATGCTTGCCAGCATGGCCAAGTGGGGAGCTTTTCTTGGTGCTGGCAGAGATGATGAAGAGGGCGGCGGACTTGGTTTTATAGGTATCATACTAATGAGTATACTTGCACCAATCGGTGCAACCCTCATTCAGATGGCCATATCAAGATCCCGTGAGTATCTTGCGGATGATGCCGGAGCCGAGATATGCGGCAGCAGATTTGGCCTTGCAAGGGCTCTTGAAAAGCTTACTACTTATAATCAAAAAATACATATGGATGCCCAGCCAGCAACTGCCCATATGTTTATTGTTAATCCCCTTTCTGGAAATGCGGTTTTTAACCTTTTTTCAACTCACCCTCCAATAGAAGAAAGAATTGCAAGGCTTCGCGGCGGAGCAAGGCCAGAAGCAAAAACTGAAACCAGGTTTGAGGACAATCAAAAGGGTGAAGCAAATAGAAACGGAAATGCTGAAAATATGTGGGACAAGTTCAGATAG
- a CDS encoding NAD(P)/FAD-dependent oxidoreductase encodes MRHVVIVGGGFAGLKAAKVLGKSKDVKVTLIDKSNHHLFQPLLYQVATSGLSESDIAVPIRSILSRFKNIYILQETVDNIDFNNQKITTNFSELSYDYLILCCGAKHAYFGHDEWEPFAPGLKTLEQAVEIRRRILTAFEEAERQTDVSKRKKNLTFAVVGGGPTGVELAGAIGEMSRFALSKDFRNIDPKLTRVVLIEAGPRILSSFPEALSSIATRDLENLGVQVWTSSMVTKVSDKGVEIGNERIDAGTVIWAAGIKAPELNYKIGFELDKQGRIIIEKDLSVPGFSNAFVAGDQASFSHQTGSPLPCLSPVAIQQGECIAKNILNDIKGKKRKDFSYFDKGQMATIGKSRAIVEIGRLTISGFPAWLTWLFVHIYFITGFNNRIMIFIKWMISYMTNKKGARIIYNQDWEFYTHKCRIVDQSIHQMKKP; translated from the coding sequence ATGAGACATGTTGTTATAGTAGGAGGAGGTTTCGCAGGGCTTAAAGCAGCCAAGGTTCTTGGCAAATCAAAGGATGTAAAGGTGACTCTGATTGACAAATCAAATCACCACCTTTTCCAGCCACTATTATACCAGGTGGCAACTTCAGGACTTAGCGAGTCTGATATTGCAGTCCCTATAAGAAGCATTCTTTCCAGATTTAAAAACATCTATATTCTTCAGGAAACAGTCGATAATATTGACTTTAATAATCAAAAGATCACAACAAATTTTTCCGAATTATCATATGACTACCTCATTCTTTGCTGCGGAGCAAAGCATGCCTATTTCGGACATGATGAGTGGGAACCTTTCGCTCCAGGCCTAAAAACCCTTGAGCAGGCAGTTGAAATCAGAAGAAGGATACTGACTGCATTTGAAGAAGCTGAAAGACAGACCGATGTTTCAAAAAGGAAAAAAAATCTGACTTTTGCAGTTGTGGGAGGCGGTCCCACAGGCGTTGAGCTTGCGGGAGCAATTGGAGAAATGAGCAGGTTTGCGCTTTCTAAGGACTTCAGAAACATAGACCCGAAACTTACCAGGGTAGTGTTAATAGAGGCGGGGCCAAGAATTTTATCGTCTTTTCCTGAAGCACTTAGCAGCATAGCAACAAGGGATCTTGAAAACCTTGGAGTCCAGGTATGGACTTCAAGCATGGTAACCAAGGTTAGCGATAAAGGCGTTGAAATCGGCAATGAAAGAATTGACGCAGGAACAGTTATATGGGCTGCCGGGATAAAAGCGCCTGAGCTCAACTATAAGATAGGTTTTGAGCTTGATAAGCAGGGCAGAATAATTATCGAAAAAGATTTGTCTGTTCCTGGCTTCAGCAATGCTTTTGTTGCAGGAGATCAGGCAAGCTTCTCGCACCAAACAGGTTCTCCCCTTCCGTGCCTTTCACCTGTAGCGATACAGCAGGGAGAATGCATAGCCAAAAACATCCTAAATGATATCAAAGGCAAAAAAAGAAAAGATTTCTCCTACTTCGACAAAGGACAGATGGCAACCATAGGCAAAAGCAGGGCTATTGTAGAAATAGGAAGATTGACAATTTCTGGTTTCCCTGCTTGGTTGACATGGCTTTTTGTACACATCTACTTCATAACCGGATTTAACAACAGGATTATGATATTCATAAAATGGATGATATCGTATATGACAAATAAAAAGGGTGCCAGAATAATATATAATCAGGACTGGGAGTTCTATACTCATAAATGCCGTATAGTTGACCAGTCGATACATCAGATGAAGAAACCGTAA
- a CDS encoding MBL fold metallo-hydrolase — protein sequence MRLKNKSEFESVSIYRLGWSPVGNPLMTVCLYVIDNVMIDTGQPHMKKEALEIASIHKISRVLLTHHHEDHAGNAGDIQKKLGAMVSGHELTSAKMISGRRIMPYQYLVWGRASRCEVEALPEYIEHGNYRFENIYTPGHAKDHTVYLVKDRGWLFSGDLYLGNKIKYFRSDEQITDQIESLRKAINLDFDTLFCGHNPVLKNGKKALGIKLSFMEDLYGKCQEIWKKGIPLKTATKELGLREASIVKFISFGNASLENIIASAYSSFEKQRDMGLNNIEIDYH from the coding sequence ATGAGACTTAAGAATAAATCAGAGTTTGAATCAGTATCAATTTACAGGTTGGGTTGGTCACCGGTCGGTAATCCGCTTATGACAGTCTGCCTGTATGTCATAGATAACGTCATGATAGACACGGGCCAGCCTCATATGAAAAAAGAGGCGCTTGAAATAGCATCTATCCATAAAATCAGCAGAGTTCTACTGACTCACCACCATGAAGACCATGCAGGCAACGCAGGTGATATCCAGAAAAAATTAGGAGCAATGGTTTCAGGGCATGAACTGACATCGGCCAAAATGATTTCGGGCAGACGAATCATGCCTTATCAGTATCTTGTTTGGGGGAGAGCCTCAAGATGCGAAGTAGAAGCTCTTCCGGAATATATCGAGCATGGAAATTACAGATTTGAAAATATATACACTCCAGGTCACGCCAAGGATCATACCGTTTACCTTGTCAAAGACAGGGGATGGCTTTTTTCAGGTGATCTTTATCTTGGAAATAAAATAAAATATTTCAGATCAGACGAACAGATCACTGATCAGATCGAATCTCTGAGAAAAGCGATCAATCTTGATTTTGACACACTTTTCTGCGGACATAATCCTGTGCTTAAAAATGGAAAAAAAGCCTTGGGTATTAAACTTTCCTTCATGGAAGATCTTTACGGAAAATGCCAGGAAATCTGGAAAAAAGGAATACCATTAAAAACGGCAACAAAAGAATTGGGTCTGCGAGAAGCTTCGATTGTCAAATTCATATCTTTTGGAAATGCAAGTCTGGAGAATATTATAGCCTCGGCCTACAGCTCCTTTGAAAAACAAAGAGATATGGGGCTGAATAACATTGAAATTGATTATCATTAA
- a CDS encoding fibronectin type III domain-containing protein, whose amino-acid sequence MRHLIKSNLLAFALLLLLSGYALAATPSIPQGVSLEVSGTSITVKWTANTDSTEGYKISYGTSSTSLTTSKEVTGKNTTSYKFENLEPLTTYYFAVAAYIGSETSSNSTTVNATTGTGPSKPPTPENFKIQSLDSITDTSITLTWKEDTESDLLFYRVYYGTSAGHYSSKAETEGANLSAFEVGGLESGKRYFFALTSVNTDRQESDKTSEIAADTTPDTLAPPAPEITFAGIAGTESITIKIKHPVPGLADIKGTKILYGTNPGVYDSVPIDIGTGTSTTITGLTQNVTYYFVATAYDYYNNESGYSAEKKVVIEKSKTLLSDDSSFSGCFVSSSDARKDAVAALGIMAAILFIAADFFKKYRAVIMVAVIAGILAPVSPAAAIDGNNTIALKWGYFKPSESLYEDVYDNSSSPVTILYERKICDNILADIEAGYMWKSGYAVTVSGEETGVKTELTLIPVSIGAQYEYEVMPFVSIFGGLGGELWYVNEDPSDDYFKSNDGTVSGWFVKGGLKLFTQSEMFEGAGLILESKYSAVSRFGDNDTDLGGVMLNAGLFYRF is encoded by the coding sequence TTGAGACATTTAATTAAATCAAATCTACTTGCTTTTGCCTTATTACTTTTATTATCAGGATACGCCCTTGCTGCGACACCTTCAATTCCCCAGGGAGTTTCACTCGAAGTATCTGGAACAAGCATCACGGTTAAATGGACCGCAAATACAGACAGCACTGAAGGCTATAAAATCAGCTACGGAACTTCATCAACGTCTCTGACTACATCAAAAGAGGTTACTGGTAAAAACACTACTTCATACAAGTTTGAAAACCTTGAACCTCTGACGACCTATTATTTTGCCGTGGCAGCCTATATAGGAAGTGAGACAAGCAGCAATTCAACAACAGTAAACGCAACAACAGGAACAGGGCCGTCAAAGCCACCTACCCCGGAAAATTTCAAAATACAGAGTCTTGATTCAATAACAGACACGTCCATAACTCTTACATGGAAAGAAGACACAGAATCGGATCTTCTTTTCTACAGGGTCTATTACGGAACTTCTGCAGGACATTATTCTTCAAAAGCAGAGACAGAAGGGGCAAATTTAAGTGCTTTTGAGGTGGGAGGACTTGAATCAGGCAAAAGATATTTCTTTGCTCTTACATCTGTAAATACAGACCGTCAGGAATCTGACAAAACGAGTGAAATCGCCGCAGACACTACCCCTGACACATTAGCTCCTCCTGCTCCTGAAATTACTTTTGCAGGCATAGCAGGCACAGAATCCATAACCATAAAAATCAAACATCCTGTTCCAGGACTTGCCGACATAAAAGGAACCAAAATACTGTATGGAACAAATCCAGGAGTTTACGACAGCGTACCAATTGATATAGGGACAGGCACAAGCACAACAATTACGGGACTGACCCAGAACGTCACCTACTATTTTGTGGCAACGGCCTATGATTACTATAATAATGAAAGTGGATATTCTGCCGAAAAAAAAGTCGTGATCGAAAAATCCAAAACACTTCTCAGCGATGACAGTTCCTTCAGCGGTTGTTTTGTTTCATCATCGGACGCCAGAAAAGACGCAGTTGCGGCACTCGGCATTATGGCGGCAATTCTTTTCATAGCTGCAGATTTTTTCAAAAAATACAGGGCGGTAATAATGGTTGCGGTAATAGCAGGGATTTTGGCTCCGGTCAGTCCTGCCGCAGCTATTGATGGAAACAATACAATTGCTTTAAAATGGGGATATTTCAAACCTTCAGAAAGCCTTTATGAAGACGTTTATGACAACAGCAGCTCTCCAGTCACTATTCTTTATGAGCGCAAAATTTGCGACAATATACTTGCTGACATTGAAGCAGGTTATATGTGGAAATCAGGATACGCAGTAACTGTGTCAGGTGAAGAAACAGGGGTTAAAACCGAGCTCACCCTTATCCCTGTATCCATCGGAGCCCAATATGAATATGAAGTAATGCCTTTTGTCAGCATTTTCGGAGGCCTTGGAGGAGAACTGTGGTATGTAAACGAAGATCCTTCAGATGATTATTTCAAATCCAATGACGGGACAGTTTCGGGATGGTTTGTAAAAGGAGGACTAAAGCTTTTTACCCAGAGTGAAATGTTTGAAGGTGCAGGACTGATTTTAGAGTCAAAATATTCGGCAGTAAGCAGATTCGGCGACAATGACACAGACCTTGGCGGAGTAATGCTGAACGCAGGTCTTTTCTACAGATTCTGA
- a CDS encoding DMT family transporter, which produces MKDLSSRVKDVRGYGCVILAAALWASSGSFSKYLFTKGSITTFDLVQARITLASIFLFLIIFFTDRSKLRISRKSIGYFFWLGFVGMALVQFTYLYAISKINVASAILIQYLAPAFIAIFFLMTGREKISRITVAALLMSISGCFFVAAGKKLGLGDMNKAGVISALCSALTFAFYSVKGEEGMKKYDPSTVLLYALIFAAAAWNIFRFPFSWVSSDLDMLSVAAIIYIAVMGTIVPFLLYFWGIKMIRPTNACITATIEPIIAGIISWLLVGEKMDAVQISGGVLVICSVVLLQLKSASVNKPSYP; this is translated from the coding sequence TTGAAAGACCTTTCAAGCCGCGTTAAGGACGTCAGGGGCTACGGTTGTGTGATTCTTGCCGCCGCACTCTGGGCAAGCAGCGGATCATTCTCGAAGTATCTTTTTACAAAGGGGAGCATCACCACATTTGATCTTGTTCAGGCAAGAATAACTCTTGCCAGTATATTTCTTTTTTTGATTATTTTTTTTACGGACAGATCAAAGTTGCGTATATCCAGGAAATCAATTGGTTATTTTTTCTGGCTTGGTTTCGTCGGCATGGCTCTGGTTCAGTTTACCTACCTTTATGCCATAAGCAAGATCAACGTGGCATCTGCAATTCTTATACAGTATCTTGCCCCTGCATTCATTGCCATTTTTTTTCTTATGACTGGGAGAGAAAAGATCAGCAGGATAACGGTAGCAGCTCTTCTCATGTCTATCTCAGGATGTTTTTTTGTCGCTGCTGGCAAGAAATTAGGGCTTGGAGATATGAACAAGGCAGGAGTGATTTCAGCACTTTGCTCAGCTTTGACATTTGCCTTTTATTCTGTGAAGGGCGAAGAAGGGATGAAAAAATATGATCCTTCCACTGTGCTTTTGTATGCACTCATTTTTGCGGCAGCTGCATGGAATATTTTCAGATTCCCTTTTTCCTGGGTCTCATCCGACCTTGATATGTTGAGTGTGGCGGCAATTATTTATATCGCTGTGATGGGCACTATTGTTCCATTTCTTCTTTATTTTTGGGGCATAAAAATGATCAGACCCACAAACGCATGCATAACAGCCACAATCGAGCCAATCATCGCAGGCATTATTTCATGGCTCCTTGTTGGCGAAAAAATGGATGCGGTTCAGATATCCGGAGGCGTTCTTGTCATTTGCTCTGTTGTTCTGCTTCAACTTAAATCAGCGTCTGTTAATAAACCATCTTACCCGTAA
- a CDS encoding sensor domain-containing diguanylate cyclase, producing the protein MKKTGHKTKLITAVTLILFLGFFLINFLNYKISRNTVRDNLVNSALPLTSNNIYSEIQQDLIRPIFISSLMANDTFLKDWSMEGEKDISKITSYLKEIRDKYGFFSVFLVSENTGNYYHFKGIQKKISKEDAHDVWYYAFKATNKEYVLDVDTDEAADGTLTIFINHRLNDSSGNLLGVTGVGLKLESVANSLKKYGHNYNKEIYLVDDKGTIQVHEDKSLVEKVKIQNLEGLGEIADKILEKKTESDTSGTFYEFDKNGKHILLLVRYIPEFNWFLMVEHNETGSMTEIRQNFATNLLIGLSITLIVIILIVFTINIFQKNLEILAITDKLTGACNRREFDRQFEMAVYTFRREKRHFSIILYDIDRFKTLNDSLGHLYGDKILVDISNITQTCIRKTDVFVRWGGDEFIILTYSDKKGAIYMAERIRECIAQTRFSEYAESMPGEDLSISISCGVAEFRDNDTMDTIVKRADEALYTAKSKGKNISVMESQDSEEVH; encoded by the coding sequence TTGAAAAAAACTGGACACAAAACAAAGCTCATCACAGCGGTGACATTAATCCTTTTTTTGGGCTTTTTTCTAATCAATTTCCTCAACTACAAGATTTCAAGAAACACTGTCAGGGATAATCTTGTAAACAGTGCCCTCCCACTTACAAGCAATAATATCTATTCTGAAATACAGCAGGATCTGATCAGACCGATCTTTATATCATCTCTCATGGCCAATGACACCTTCCTTAAAGACTGGAGTATGGAAGGTGAAAAAGACATATCAAAAATCACTAGTTATCTTAAAGAAATAAGGGATAAATACGGTTTTTTCTCGGTTTTCCTGGTTTCAGAAAATACGGGCAATTACTATCATTTCAAAGGTATTCAGAAAAAAATCAGCAAAGAAGACGCCCATGATGTCTGGTATTACGCATTTAAAGCAACTAACAAGGAATATGTTCTTGATGTAGATACTGATGAAGCAGCTGACGGGACCCTCACAATATTTATAAATCACAGACTGAATGACAGCTCCGGAAATTTGCTGGGAGTTACCGGAGTCGGCCTCAAGCTTGAGAGCGTTGCTAATTCCCTGAAAAAGTACGGCCATAACTATAATAAGGAAATCTATCTTGTTGATGACAAAGGAACAATACAGGTTCATGAAGATAAAAGTCTGGTCGAAAAAGTCAAAATCCAGAATCTTGAAGGACTTGGGGAAATTGCGGACAAGATACTTGAAAAGAAAACAGAAAGTGATACATCCGGGACCTTTTACGAGTTTGACAAAAATGGCAAGCATATACTTCTTCTTGTAAGATACATACCTGAATTCAACTGGTTTCTTATGGTTGAACATAACGAAACAGGCTCCATGACAGAAATCAGACAGAATTTTGCAACCAATCTTCTTATCGGCCTGTCCATTACTCTGATTGTTATTATTCTAATCGTTTTTACCATTAATATTTTCCAGAAAAATCTTGAAATTCTTGCTATTACGGACAAACTCACTGGAGCCTGCAACAGAAGAGAGTTTGACAGGCAATTTGAAATGGCTGTTTATACCTTCAGAAGGGAAAAAAGACATTTTTCAATCATTCTTTATGACATAGACAGATTCAAAACACTTAACGACAGCCTTGGCCATCTTTATGGAGATAAGATCCTGGTTGACATATCGAACATCACCCAGACCTGCATAAGAAAAACAGATGTTTTTGTCAGGTGGGGCGGGGATGAATTCATCATCCTCACTTACAGCGACAAAAAGGGTGCCATATACATGGCTGAAAGAATAAGGGAATGCATAGCCCAGACAAGATTTTCCGAATACGCAGAATCAATGCCAGGTGAGGATCTGAGCATAAGCATAAGCTGCGGTGTTGCCGAATTTAGAGACAATGATACCATGGACACCATTGTAAAACGTGCGGACGAGGCTCTATATACGGCCAAATCAAAGGGCAAGAATATATCTGTAATGGAATCCCAGGACAGTGAGGAGGTTCATTAA